From the Armatimonadota bacterium genome, one window contains:
- a CDS encoding UPF0182 family protein, with protein MRLGLRLSLVLLLVLLFVFLPTLARWYTDWLWFGEVGYRRVFWVPLLSRIAVTLAVGGGLFVLLFLNVLPLLRRLRRPPQVIDLEVGPRGRMVRRIGRGFDAVRVAAAVIGVVAVLAGVAESRRWTMFQQFVHAVPFGTADPLFGKDVSFFVFRLPVYQWAASFLFGWLIAALLVVVVGSYLDLAPLLIRGLWSIPLRVRAHVSLLVGLLLLVRGWGFWLDAYALVYSQGGVVTGAGYTDVQVVLPALRVLAGLFAAAGVLMLANVRLRTMRFAVAVILVTIVAWFASLRLLPGLVQSLRVRPSELTLETPYIQRNIRGTLEGFGLGRVREREFPGRPVTAEDVARNRPTLENVRLWDYRPLLAAYRQLQTLRQYYTFVDVDIDRYRLPSASAAGTGRWLAQGVQRQVMLAAREVDLSRLQARGWVNEHLVFTHGFGLVMSPVNLISEEGMPELWIRDIPPQSLPGLEVREPRIYFGELTNHYVIVNTRVQELDYPRGDRNVYTTYRGRAGIRLHWLNRLAFAYRFADLKLAISTDLSSRSRLLFQRNILARAQHIAPFLRYDRDPYLVVAEGRLVWIIDAYTVSSRYPYSTPVEAGLNYIRNSVKVVVDAYDGTVTFYLVDPTDPLARTLARIFPQLFRPAAAAPPAVAAHFRYPVDLFEIQARVYATFHMRDPRVFYNREDAWAIPTEVFGNETVPVEPYYVTMRLEPQPEAPPEFVLILPLTPVNRDNLIAWMAARNDPPNYGQLVVYRFPKQSVVFGPMQVESRINQDPEISQAITLWNQQGSRVIRGNLLVIPIEEGVLYVEPLFLQAERSQLPELKRVIAATGARIQMAETFEGALAGVLGRRPPLGPPSAPQVSPPSAPPSDSAERERLIREALQVYRRARERLRSGDFSGYSAEIERLGRILERLAAGQ; from the coding sequence ATGAGACTCGGGCTGAGGCTCTCGCTGGTCCTGTTGCTGGTCCTGCTCTTCGTCTTCCTGCCCACGCTGGCCCGCTGGTATACGGACTGGCTGTGGTTCGGCGAAGTCGGCTACCGCCGCGTCTTTTGGGTGCCGCTGCTCTCCCGCATCGCCGTCACCCTGGCGGTGGGTGGTGGGCTCTTCGTCCTGCTCTTCCTGAACGTGCTGCCGTTATTGCGCCGTCTGCGCCGCCCGCCGCAGGTCATCGACCTGGAGGTCGGTCCCCGGGGGCGCATGGTCCGGCGGATTGGCCGGGGGTTCGACGCCGTGCGGGTGGCGGCGGCCGTGATCGGAGTGGTGGCCGTGCTGGCGGGCGTGGCCGAGAGCCGCCGCTGGACCATGTTCCAGCAGTTTGTGCACGCCGTTCCCTTCGGCACCGCGGACCCTCTCTTTGGCAAGGATGTAAGCTTCTTCGTGTTCCGCCTCCCCGTCTACCAGTGGGCGGCGTCCTTCCTCTTCGGCTGGCTGATCGCAGCGTTGCTTGTGGTGGTGGTCGGCTCCTACCTGGACCTGGCTCCGCTGCTCATCCGCGGCCTGTGGAGCATCCCCCTGCGCGTGCGCGCCCACGTCTCCCTGCTGGTGGGGCTGCTGCTGCTGGTGCGGGGGTGGGGTTTCTGGCTGGACGCCTACGCCCTGGTCTACTCGCAAGGCGGCGTGGTAACCGGAGCAGGATACACCGACGTCCAGGTGGTGCTGCCGGCGCTGCGGGTGCTGGCGGGGCTCTTCGCCGCAGCCGGTGTGCTGATGCTGGCCAACGTGCGCCTGCGCACCATGCGCTTTGCCGTGGCCGTGATCCTGGTGACCATCGTGGCCTGGTTCGCCAGTTTGCGTCTGCTGCCGGGGCTGGTGCAGTCGCTGCGGGTGCGCCCCAGCGAGCTGACGCTGGAGACACCGTACATCCAGCGCAACATCCGGGGGACGCTGGAAGGCTTCGGGCTCGGCCGGGTGCGGGAGCGGGAGTTCCCCGGCCGGCCTGTGACGGCTGAAGACGTGGCCCGCAACCGTCCCACCCTGGAGAACGTACGCCTGTGGGACTACCGCCCGCTGCTGGCCGCCTACCGGCAGCTGCAGACCCTGCGCCAGTACTACACCTTCGTCGATGTGGACATCGACCGCTACCGCCTGCCCTCCGCGTCCGCCGCCGGCACGGGCAGGTGGCTGGCGCAGGGTGTGCAGCGGCAGGTGATGCTGGCAGCGCGGGAGGTGGACCTCAGCCGCCTGCAGGCCCGCGGCTGGGTCAACGAGCACCTGGTCTTCACCCACGGCTTTGGCCTGGTGATGAGTCCGGTGAACCTGATCTCTGAGGAGGGGATGCCCGAGCTGTGGATCCGCGACATCCCGCCGCAGTCGCTGCCCGGCCTGGAGGTGAGGGAGCCGCGCATCTACTTCGGCGAGCTGACCAACCACTACGTGATCGTGAACACGCGGGTGCAGGAGCTGGATTACCCCCGGGGCGACCGGAACGTCTACACCACCTACCGGGGCCGCGCCGGCATCCGCCTCCACTGGCTCAACCGCCTGGCCTTCGCCTACCGCTTCGCCGACCTGAAACTGGCCATCTCCACCGACCTCTCCTCCCGCAGCCGCCTGCTCTTCCAGCGCAATATCCTGGCCCGGGCGCAGCACATCGCCCCCTTCCTCCGCTACGACCGCGACCCCTACCTGGTGGTAGCGGAGGGGCGGCTGGTGTGGATCATCGATGCCTATACCGTCTCCTCCCGCTACCCGTACAGCACGCCGGTGGAGGCGGGCCTGAACTACATCCGCAACTCTGTGAAGGTGGTGGTGGACGCCTACGACGGTACAGTCACCTTCTACCTGGTGGACCCCACCGACCCGCTGGCGCGTACCCTGGCGCGCATCTTCCCCCAGCTCTTCCGGCCGGCAGCCGCAGCCCCGCCGGCGGTGGCGGCGCACTTCCGCTACCCGGTGGATCTCTTCGAGATTCAGGCCCGCGTCTACGCCACCTTCCACATGCGGGACCCGCGCGTTTTCTACAACCGGGAGGACGCCTGGGCCATCCCCACCGAGGTCTTCGGCAACGAGACCGTGCCTGTGGAGCCCTACTACGTGACCATGCGCCTGGAGCCCCAGCCGGAGGCCCCGCCGGAGTTCGTCCTCATCCTGCCCCTGACCCCGGTGAACCGGGACAACCTCATCGCCTGGATGGCGGCGCGCAACGACCCGCCAAACTACGGCCAGCTGGTGGTCTACCGCTTCCCCAAGCAGTCGGTGGTCTTCGGTCCGATGCAGGTCGAGTCCCGGATCAACCAGGACCCGGAGATCTCCCAGGCCATCACCCTGTGGAACCAGCAGGGCTCCCGGGTGATCCGCGGCAACCTCCTGGTTATCCCCATCGAGGAGGGGGTGCTCTACGTGGAACCCCTCTTCCTCCAGGCGGAGCGCAGCCAGCTCCCGGAGCTAAAGCGCGTCATCGCCGCCACCGGGGCGCGCATCCAGATGGCGGAGACCTTCGAGGGGGCCTTGGCCGGTGTGCTGGGTCGGCGCCCGCCTCTGGGCCCCCCGTCAGCTCCGCAGGTTTCACCGCCCAGCGCGCCCCCGTCGGATAGTGCGGAGCGCGAGCGGCTGATCCGGGAGGCGCTCCAGGTCTACCGGCGCGCCCGGGAGCGGCTGCGCTCCGGCGACTTCAGCGGCTACTCAGCGGAGATCGAGCGCCTGGGGAGGATCCTGGAGCGCCTGGCTGCTGGTCAGTAG
- a CDS encoding iron-sulfur cluster assembly protein gives MASQAMAEIGGRMMDVQVTREQVIDVLRTIYDPEIPVNIWDLGLIYDLAQSGGEVKITMTLTAMGCPIGPMIAAEIENKLQAIGVESVTVDFVWTPPWTPERLTPDGREQLQMMGYPV, from the coding sequence GTGGCGTCGCAGGCGATGGCGGAGATTGGGGGGCGGATGATGGACGTCCAGGTGACCCGAGAGCAGGTTATCGATGTCCTGCGCACGATCTACGACCCGGAGATTCCCGTGAACATCTGGGACCTGGGGCTGATCTACGACCTGGCCCAGAGCGGAGGGGAGGTGAAGATCACCATGACCCTTACCGCCATGGGCTGTCCCATTGGCCCGATGATCGCCGCGGAGATCGAGAACAAGCTGCAGGCCATCGGGGTGGAGAGCGTCACGGTGGACTTTGTGTGGACTCCCCCCTGGACGCCCGAACGGCTAACCCCCGATGGGCGGGAGCAGCTGCAGATGATGGGGTATCCGGTATGA
- a CDS encoding alkaline phosphatase family protein, which produces MKSRTLFAYSVVVLLLFAAGLGARQLAAYAFLQYVRYASPFTVPLDSTAGGPPLAQRVILVVIDGLRLDAFQRMSLVERYRSRASLWRAFVGEPSLSYPGWTTILSGAPPEISGVTTNWHQGAVRVDHLFAAAKRSGRVTAAAGHPGWAMLFVGSVDEFVSVPDPAYTDLPAIHDTSVAVTAAGTRFLQGPAALVLLHYPAPDLMAHGAGATSQPYRDSVRLIDEELTRLLQGVDLTSTAVVITSDHGHIDRGGHGGREAVVRTVPLMFLGAGIEPGDEFDARQADIAPTVAALLGLPLPAHSLGRPLIEALSTIPEGLEQRWGQQQAAFHEKVYTPAVLGRRFPVFTTPLGGPRPDAMLAASDDLARQRAEWLQRALAGDRARRLPLALGAALLPATFFLLPRPRRDLLPALWGTVVFFGVVLGLFYGRGYSFSLSIINREDLLEAFFRGRTADAAISVALGALVAGWAARRRGTGAGALAGLGTAYLSAYSLLLLALHFLARWGVRYPYYLPDLGEGFRFYLTLLALVPVGLLAAPLVGVSLVGFGLGRMGERLFGRRRRSAEMPAGSPSGGRG; this is translated from the coding sequence GTGAAGTCCCGCACTCTCTTTGCCTATAGCGTGGTGGTCCTGCTTCTCTTCGCGGCCGGCCTGGGCGCCAGGCAGCTGGCCGCGTATGCCTTCCTCCAGTACGTCCGCTACGCCTCGCCCTTCACCGTTCCCCTGGACTCCACGGCCGGCGGGCCGCCGCTGGCCCAGCGGGTGATCCTGGTGGTCATCGACGGCCTGCGCCTGGACGCCTTCCAGCGGATGAGCCTGGTGGAGCGCTACCGTTCTCGAGCTTCACTCTGGCGGGCGTTTGTGGGGGAGCCCTCGCTCTCTTATCCGGGGTGGACCACCATCCTCTCGGGCGCGCCTCCCGAGATCAGCGGGGTCACCACAAACTGGCACCAGGGGGCGGTGCGGGTGGACCACCTCTTTGCGGCCGCAAAGCGCAGCGGCCGCGTCACGGCCGCCGCCGGCCACCCGGGGTGGGCGATGCTTTTCGTCGGAAGCGTCGACGAGTTCGTCTCCGTCCCCGATCCCGCCTACACCGACCTGCCGGCGATCCACGACACCTCCGTTGCGGTTACCGCCGCCGGGACCCGCTTCCTCCAGGGGCCGGCGGCGCTGGTGCTCCTGCACTACCCCGCGCCCGACCTGATGGCCCATGGGGCGGGGGCCACCAGTCAGCCCTACCGGGACAGCGTCCGCCTCATCGACGAGGAGCTGACGCGCCTGCTGCAGGGGGTGGACCTGACCTCCACCGCGGTGGTAATCACCTCCGACCACGGGCACATCGACCGCGGGGGGCACGGCGGCCGGGAGGCGGTGGTGCGTACCGTGCCGCTGATGTTCCTGGGGGCTGGGATCGAGCCGGGGGACGAATTCGACGCCCGGCAGGCGGACATCGCGCCCACGGTGGCCGCGCTGCTGGGGCTGCCGCTGCCGGCGCACAGCCTCGGGCGCCCCTTGATCGAGGCGCTGTCGACCATCCCCGAGGGACTGGAGCAGCGGTGGGGGCAGCAGCAGGCGGCATTCCACGAGAAGGTCTACACCCCGGCGGTGCTGGGGCGACGCTTCCCGGTGTTCACCACGCCGCTGGGAGGACCCCGTCCCGACGCCATGCTGGCCGCTTCCGACGACCTGGCGCGACAGCGGGCCGAATGGCTGCAGCGGGCGCTGGCAGGGGACCGCGCCCGGCGTCTCCCCCTGGCCCTGGGGGCGGCCCTGTTGCCTGCCACCTTCTTCCTCCTGCCCCGCCCGCGGCGCGACCTGCTGCCGGCGCTGTGGGGTACGGTGGTCTTCTTCGGTGTGGTCCTGGGGCTGTTCTACGGACGCGGCTACTCCTTCTCCCTTTCCATCATCAACCGGGAGGACCTGCTGGAGGCGTTCTTTCGGGGACGGACGGCGGACGCGGCCATCTCGGTGGCCCTGGGTGCACTGGTGGCAGGATGGGCCGCCCGGCGGCGCGGAACCGGCGCGGGGGCGCTGGCGGGGCTGGGGACAGCCTACCTCAGTGCTTACTCGCTGCTGCTCCTGGCGCTGCATTTCCTGGCGCGCTGGGGAGTGCGCTACCCCTACTACCTGCCCGACCTGGGCGAGGGCTTCCGTTTCTACCTGACGTTGCTGGCCCTGGTGCCGGTGGGGCTGCTGGCAGCCCCGCTGGTGGGAGTGAGCCTGGTGGGATTTGGCCTCGGACGGATGGGGGAGCGTCTCTTTGGTCGGAGGCGGCGCAGCGCCGAGATGCCTGCCGGGAGCCCGTCCGGGGGGCGCGGGTGA
- a CDS encoding phosphodiester glycosidase family protein, with amino-acid sequence MGDKSTRTCRRIRDRSSIVPRFLIALILLLLPPRPAAAQPDARLLDLGWTTQDGAVKIVAHLDRPIRFRATTAGSRLLVDLWPIADLVPRELTVNTGGVGVVRQVAVARGIARLSIGLRGATRYKLFTRNAPYKLAVIVLPPWRAAVPLPPSVAYRAMRVPTARGWSAVHVVQVDLADPQIALRPVLGSGVIPGNEPTAAASTRYDALAAINGGFFSVRTGHPLGLLVIDGKLLSAPTGRRSVFALTSEGRPVIQPFTFRGTVETGTGRTIPVLAVNRPPRQGGLAVYTPEYGPLTEWHRYAVVVQDGVVVGFATGRVPIPQDGYVLSAAEGQGPLLTRTLTANQPVRLNLVIQPGKVVHALGGGPRLVRDGQVHVPFRWEAFSAAFARRRTSRSAVGITAAGKVLLVTVEKSARSRGMTLVELAGLLRDLGAVQAMNLDGGGSSTLVVGGRVVNRPERTQRSVGSMLLVVRRPAD; translated from the coding sequence ATGGGGGACAAGTCGACGCGCACCTGCCGCCGCATCCGGGACCGGAGCAGCATCGTGCCTCGCTTCCTGATCGCTCTCATCCTCCTGCTGCTGCCCCCTCGGCCTGCCGCCGCCCAGCCCGACGCTCGCCTCCTGGACCTGGGGTGGACCACACAGGATGGCGCCGTGAAGATCGTCGCCCACCTCGACCGGCCCATCCGCTTCCGGGCTACCACAGCCGGGAGCCGGCTTCTGGTGGACCTCTGGCCTATCGCCGACTTGGTCCCGCGCGAGCTGACAGTGAATACCGGCGGCGTGGGGGTGGTGCGTCAGGTCGCCGTGGCCCGCGGGATCGCCCGCCTCTCCATCGGCCTGCGCGGCGCCACCCGCTACAAACTCTTCACCCGCAACGCCCCCTACAAGCTGGCGGTGATCGTGCTCCCGCCCTGGCGCGCCGCCGTGCCGCTGCCGCCGAGCGTGGCCTACCGCGCGATGCGCGTGCCCACGGCCAGGGGGTGGAGCGCCGTCCACGTGGTCCAGGTCGACCTGGCCGACCCGCAGATCGCCCTGCGACCCGTGCTGGGCTCAGGGGTCATCCCGGGCAACGAGCCCACGGCGGCCGCCTCCACCCGCTACGACGCGCTGGCGGCGATCAACGGGGGCTTCTTCAGCGTGCGTACCGGGCACCCCCTGGGGCTGCTGGTTATCGATGGCAAGCTGCTCTCTGCGCCCACCGGCCGGCGCTCCGTCTTTGCCCTGACCAGCGAGGGCAGGCCCGTGATCCAGCCTTTCACCTTCCGCGGTACTGTGGAGACCGGCACAGGACGCACGATTCCCGTCCTGGCGGTAAACCGCCCTCCGCGCCAGGGAGGCCTAGCCGTCTACACTCCCGAGTACGGCCCCCTGACCGAATGGCACCGCTACGCCGTGGTGGTGCAGGACGGCGTGGTCGTGGGCTTCGCCACCGGGCGCGTTCCCATCCCCCAGGACGGCTACGTCCTCTCCGCTGCTGAAGGCCAAGGCCCGCTGCTCACCCGCACGCTCACGGCCAACCAGCCGGTGCGGCTGAACCTGGTCATCCAGCCGGGCAAGGTGGTGCACGCCCTGGGTGGGGGGCCGCGCCTGGTGCGCGACGGGCAGGTGCACGTCCCGTTCCGCTGGGAGGCCTTCTCAGCGGCGTTTGCCCGCCGACGCACCTCCCGCTCCGCCGTGGGCATCACCGCCGCCGGAAAAGTCCTGCTGGTCACCGTGGAGAAGTCAGCGCGCAGCAGGGGGATGACCCTGGTGGAGCTGGCCGGGCTGCTGCGCGACCTG